In Fusobacterium perfoetens, the following proteins share a genomic window:
- the uvrB gene encoding excinuclease ABC subunit UvrB has protein sequence MFKIHSSFKPTGDQPQAIKTLVDNIKKGVKDQVLLGVTGSGKTFTVANVIAEVGKPTLILAPNKTLAAQLYSEYKKFFPENAVEYFVSYYDYYQPEAYIKSTDTYIEKDSSVNDDIDRLRNAATAALINRDDVIIVASVSAIYGLGSPETYKKMTIPIDLKTGYDRSELLEKLINLRYERNDIAFERGKFRIKGDVIDIYPSYMEMGYRLEFFGDDLESISTINTLTGQKIQKNIQRIVIYPSTHYLTEEEKLESIINEIKEDMTKEVEDFKNAGKILEAERLKQRTTYDIEMIQEIGHCKGIENYSRYLSGKKPNERPDTLIDYFPKDFLIFIDESHIGVPQIGGMYNGDRARKESLVENGFRLKSALDNRPLRFEEFRKISNQTVFISATPGDFEIEESKGNIAEQLIRPTGLVDPEIEIRKTENQVDDLLEEIRERVKKKERVLVTTLTKKMAEELTEYYAALGVKIKYMHSDIDTLERIEIIRELRYGTIDVIVGINLLREGLDIPEVSLVAILEADKEGFLRSRRSLIQTIGRAARNINGKAILYGDIITKSMAQAIEETERRRKIQKEYNVFNNIDPKSIIREVSEEVLNLDYGLDIEETKKASEMNFTSKTDIEKEISKLLKEIKKCSEELDFETAILKRDKMNKLKEMLLEL, from the coding sequence ATGTTTAAGATACATTCAAGTTTTAAACCAACAGGAGATCAACCACAAGCTATAAAAACTTTAGTGGATAATATAAAAAAAGGTGTAAAAGATCAAGTGCTTTTGGGAGTTACTGGGTCTGGAAAAACTTTTACTGTGGCAAATGTTATAGCAGAAGTTGGAAAACCTACTTTGATACTTGCTCCAAATAAAACTTTGGCAGCTCAACTTTATTCTGAGTATAAGAAATTTTTTCCAGAAAATGCAGTTGAGTATTTTGTATCTTATTATGATTATTATCAACCAGAGGCTTATATAAAATCAACTGATACTTATATAGAAAAAGATTCATCAGTAAATGATGATATAGATAGACTTAGAAATGCAGCTACAGCAGCTCTTATTAATAGAGATGATGTGATTATTGTTGCCTCAGTTTCAGCAATTTATGGGTTAGGTTCTCCGGAAACTTATAAAAAAATGACAATCCCAATAGATCTGAAAACTGGTTATGATAGGTCAGAACTTTTAGAAAAACTTATTAATCTAAGATATGAAAGAAACGATATTGCCTTTGAGAGAGGAAAATTTAGAATCAAAGGAGATGTCATAGATATTTATCCATCTTATATGGAGATGGGTTATCGTTTAGAATTTTTTGGTGATGATTTAGAAAGTATATCTACTATAAATACTTTGACTGGTCAAAAAATTCAAAAAAATATTCAAAGAATTGTTATCTATCCCTCAACTCATTATCTAACAGAGGAAGAAAAACTCGAGTCAATAATAAATGAGATAAAAGAGGATATGACAAAAGAAGTTGAAGATTTTAAAAATGCTGGAAAAATTTTAGAAGCAGAACGTCTTAAACAAAGAACTACTTATGATATTGAAATGATTCAAGAGATAGGTCACTGTAAAGGGATAGAAAATTATTCAAGATATTTAAGTGGTAAAAAACCAAATGAAAGACCAGACACTTTGATAGATTATTTTCCAAAAGATTTTTTAATATTTATAGATGAATCACATATTGGAGTGCCACAAATCGGTGGAATGTACAACGGAGATAGAGCTAGAAAAGAATCTTTAGTTGAAAATGGTTTTAGATTAAAATCAGCATTGGACAATAGACCACTAAGATTTGAAGAATTTAGGAAAATATCAAATCAAACAGTATTTATCTCAGCAACTCCGGGAGATTTTGAAATAGAGGAATCAAAAGGAAATATTGCAGAGCAACTTATAAGACCAACAGGTTTAGTTGATCCTGAGATAGAGATAAGAAAAACAGAAAATCAAGTTGATGATTTGTTGGAAGAAATTCGTGAGAGAGTAAAGAAAAAAGAGAGAGTTTTGGTAACAACTCTTACCAAAAAAATGGCAGAGGAGTTAACAGAATATTATGCAGCCTTAGGTGTAAAAATAAAATATATGCACTCTGACATTGATACTCTTGAAAGAATAGAGATAATAAGAGAACTAAGATATGGAACTATAGATGTAATTGTTGGAATAAATCTTTTGAGAGAGGGACTTGATATTCCAGAAGTTTCATTGGTAGCAATTTTAGAGGCTGACAAAGAGGGATTTTTAAGAAGTAGAAGATCTTTAATCCAAACTATTGGTCGTGCTGCAAGAAATATTAATGGAAAAGCTATTCTCTATGGAGATATTATCACAAAATCTATGGCTCAAGCAATAGAGGAAACTGAAAGAAGAAGAAAAATTCAAAAAGAATATAATGTATTTAATAATATAGACCCAAAATCTATAATAAGAGAGGTATCTGAGGAAGTTTTAAATCTTGATTATGGATTGGATATAGAGGAAACTAAAAAAGCATCAGAGATGAACTTTACATCAAAAACCGATATTGAAAAAGAGATTTCAAAACTTCTTAAGGAGATAAAAAAATGTTCTGAAGAACTTGATTTTGAAACAGCTATCCTTAAGAGAGATAAGATGAACAAACTTAAAGAGATGTTATTGGAGTTATAA
- a CDS encoding DEAD/DEAH box helicase has protein sequence MNNLKNQNEIYFMLSSDENGGYIKAVDSQKEKISNFSDYDIQDEHIQTIVDILQDVETDDFFSGWGDVSSTKELYLEDAGQFIYNLKNIDNFVDENFNKILWSFEENTLTLKIREIEGDEFNLKSELLLNKKYFDFQIISENLIYRKGVIYSFDNFIDDIRFIKELNTEISKENIEGYLSLANHYIKDLEIDYLDYTIEERSEIEGVPQLSIEKISKDNSLFLKVETFFSSLSDTFIKTNDLEKIIVINNLEKKVFICEVNYKTFELVVDEIVKLLVKHQRNFSIRSGYYLDENNLLIIQEEIAKEFITKDLFQLATKYRIVGSDKLKKYNIKFIKPKLVGRLTTSIDFLEGNLEVEIGDEKFSIIDLLNRLKKDSYIVLGDGTNAIINKKYIEKLERVFENATSENVKISFFDLPIIEELINEKIFEDGQNPQRNFFEGINDISVDKNLPKINATLREYQKYGYHWITYLLENNLGACLADDMGLGKTLQAIAVITNLHKKKLSEKTLIVMPKSLVFNWESEINKFSPDLKVGIYYGTNRDMETFKNYEVILTTYGTIRNDIEELKDIKLDFVILDESQNIKNIYSQANKAIMLLNTRYRLALSGTPIENNLLELYSLFRFLNPTMLGSIENFNRYYMLPIQKDNDKNAMEELKKRIYPFILRRVKKEVLKDLPEKIEKTLFIEMNKEQKRFYEERRAYYYNLVHLSIKTNGLNKSQFSILQALNELRQIASCPENKNPALYSNKKIAVIENAIEAVKNNHKVLIFANYLSSIDSICRELSERGIKYLSMTGDTKDRHSLVDKFQNDSSYKVFVMTLKTGGVGLNLTAADTIFIYDPWWNKTVENQAIDRAYRLGQDNTVFAYKMILKDTIEEKILTLQKAKSLLIENLISDEGANFKFLSEEDIEFILGS, from the coding sequence ATGAATAATTTAAAAAATCAAAATGAAATATATTTTATGTTAAGCTCTGATGAAAATGGAGGGTACATAAAAGCCGTTGACAGTCAAAAAGAAAAAATTTCAAATTTTTCAGATTATGATATACAAGATGAGCATATTCAAACTATTGTAGATATTTTACAAGATGTTGAGACTGATGATTTCTTTTCTGGGTGGGGAGATGTGTCTTCTACAAAGGAACTTTATTTGGAAGATGCTGGACAATTTATTTACAATTTGAAAAATATAGATAATTTTGTAGATGAAAATTTTAATAAAATTCTTTGGAGTTTTGAAGAAAATACTCTTACTTTAAAAATTCGTGAGATAGAGGGAGACGAATTTAATCTAAAGTCTGAGTTACTTCTTAATAAAAAATATTTTGATTTTCAGATTATCAGTGAAAATTTGATTTATAGAAAAGGTGTAATTTACTCCTTTGATAATTTTATAGATGATATTCGTTTTATAAAAGAGTTGAATACAGAGATTTCAAAGGAAAATATTGAAGGGTATCTTTCACTTGCTAACCACTATATAAAAGATTTAGAGATTGATTATCTAGATTATACAATAGAGGAAAGAAGTGAAATAGAGGGAGTACCACAACTATCTATTGAAAAAATTTCAAAGGATAACAGTCTTTTCTTAAAGGTTGAAACATTTTTTTCAAGTTTAAGTGATACTTTTATAAAGACAAATGATTTAGAAAAAATAATAGTTATCAATAATCTTGAGAAAAAGGTATTTATCTGTGAAGTAAATTACAAAACTTTTGAGTTAGTAGTAGATGAGATAGTAAAACTTCTTGTAAAACATCAAAGAAATTTTTCAATTCGTTCTGGGTATTATTTAGATGAAAATAATCTTTTGATAATTCAAGAGGAGATTGCTAAAGAGTTTATCACAAAGGATCTATTCCAACTTGCTACAAAATATAGAATAGTTGGTTCTGATAAATTAAAGAAATATAATATCAAATTTATAAAACCAAAACTTGTAGGAAGACTTACGACTTCAATAGATTTCTTAGAGGGAAATTTAGAAGTAGAGATTGGTGATGAAAAATTTAGTATCATAGATCTTTTAAATAGACTTAAAAAAGATTCGTATATAGTTCTTGGAGATGGAACTAATGCAATAATAAATAAAAAATATATAGAAAAACTTGAAAGAGTTTTTGAAAATGCCACTTCAGAAAATGTAAAAATATCTTTCTTTGATCTTCCTATCATAGAAGAACTTATCAATGAAAAGATTTTTGAAGATGGGCAAAATCCACAAAGAAACTTTTTTGAGGGAATAAATGATATCTCTGTTGATAAAAATCTTCCAAAGATAAATGCAACTCTTAGAGAATATCAAAAATATGGTTACCATTGGATAACTTATCTTTTAGAAAATAATCTTGGAGCTTGTTTAGCTGACGATATGGGACTTGGAAAAACTTTACAAGCTATTGCAGTAATAACAAATCTTCATAAGAAAAAACTTAGTGAAAAAACTTTGATAGTTATGCCAAAGAGTCTTGTTTTTAACTGGGAAAGTGAGATCAATAAGTTTAGTCCAGATTTAAAAGTTGGAATTTACTACGGAACTAATAGAGATATGGAAACTTTTAAAAATTATGAAGTTATCCTTACAACTTATGGAACAATAAGAAATGATATAGAAGAGTTAAAAGATATAAAACTTGATTTTGTAATCTTAGACGAATCACAAAATATAAAAAATATCTATTCACAAGCTAACAAAGCAATAATGCTTTTAAATACAAGATATAGACTTGCTCTTTCAGGAACACCTATTGAAAATAATCTTTTAGAGCTTTACTCATTGTTTAGATTTTTAAACCCAACAATGCTTGGTTCAATAGAAAACTTCAATAGATATTATATGTTGCCAATTCAAAAAGATAACGACAAAAATGCAATGGAAGAGTTAAAGAAAAGAATTTACCCATTTATTTTAAGAAGGGTTAAAAAAGAAGTTCTTAAGGACTTACCAGAAAAAATTGAAAAAACTCTGTTTATAGAGATGAATAAAGAACAAAAAAGATTCTACGAAGAGAGAAGAGCTTATTATTATAATTTGGTTCATTTAAGTATAAAAACAAATGGACTTAATAAAAGTCAATTTAGTATTCTTCAAGCTCTAAATGAGTTAAGACAGATTGCAAGTTGCCCAGAAAATAAAAATCCAGCTCTTTACTCAAATAAAAAGATAGCTGTTATAGAAAATGCCATTGAGGCTGTAAAAAATAATCATAAGGTTTTAATATTTGCAAACTATCTTTCATCAATAGATAGTATTTGTAGAGAATTAAGTGAGAGAGGAATAAAATATCTATCAATGACAGGAGATACAAAAGATAGACACTCACTTGTTGACAAATTCCAAAACGATTCAAGTTATAAAGTTTTTGTTATGACTTTGAAAACTGGAGGAGTAGGTTTAAACCTTACAGCAGCTGATACAATATTTATATATGATCCTTGGTGGAATAAAACTGTTGAAAATCAAGCTATCGATAGAGCTTATAGACTTGGACAAGATAACACAGTTTTTGCATATAAGATGATACTTAAGGATACAATAGAGGAAAAAATATTAACATTACAAAAAGCAAAAAGTCTTCTTATAGAAAATCTAATATCTGATGAGGGAGCAAACTTCAAATTCTTAAGTGAAGAGGATATTGAATTTATTTTAGGAAGTTAA
- the xseA gene encoding exodeoxyribonuclease VII large subunit: MEDKIYGVSEFNRIVKNFIDDVPEFHNFFLKGELSGVTYYKSGHLYFTIKDRKSQIKCAAFSYKLKRIPEDLKEGDSVTIFGDVGFYEVRGDFQILVRHIEKENSMGELYRKLEMVKEKMEEEGYFSSENKKPLPKYPRNIGVVTSSNGAGLYDIITTSRKRMDNINIYVYPAKVQGDGAIEEIIEGIKTLDKIPEIDLIIAGRGGGSIEDLWAFNEEKVAMAFYNCKKPIISAVGHEIDFLLTDLVADVRAATPTQSAEIAIPVKKDVLEMLEDDKKYLTSLIKKKIEHSKIHLENRENSYALKNFSKVFKDSKEILDSKEVELERAMKLLLERKKQKIQVQAEKIISLNPLNILFRGYSLVKANEKIIKSSDEVNQGDEIEIKLYKGSLVGIVKEIKN, encoded by the coding sequence ATGGAAGATAAAATTTATGGAGTAAGTGAATTTAATAGAATAGTTAAAAATTTTATAGATGATGTACCAGAGTTCCATAACTTTTTTTTAAAAGGAGAGCTTTCAGGAGTAACTTATTATAAAAGTGGACATCTATATTTTACTATAAAAGATAGAAAATCTCAGATAAAATGTGCAGCTTTTAGTTATAAATTAAAAAGAATTCCAGAAGATCTGAAAGAGGGAGACAGTGTTACAATTTTTGGAGATGTGGGATTTTATGAAGTTCGTGGAGATTTTCAAATTTTAGTTCGTCATATAGAAAAAGAAAATTCTATGGGGGAACTTTATAGAAAACTTGAAATGGTAAAAGAAAAAATGGAAGAAGAGGGATATTTTTCATCAGAAAATAAAAAGCCACTTCCAAAATATCCAAGAAACATCGGTGTAGTTACCTCTTCAAATGGAGCTGGACTTTATGATATAATAACAACATCAAGAAAAAGAATGGATAATATAAATATCTATGTATATCCAGCAAAAGTTCAAGGAGATGGAGCAATAGAGGAGATTATCGAGGGGATAAAAACTTTGGATAAAATTCCAGAAATTGATCTTATTATTGCTGGACGTGGTGGAGGAAGTATCGAAGATCTTTGGGCTTTCAATGAAGAGAAAGTTGCAATGGCGTTTTATAATTGTAAAAAGCCAATAATTTCTGCAGTAGGTCACGAGATAGATTTTTTACTTACAGACTTAGTGGCTGATGTAAGAGCTGCTACTCCAACTCAGAGTGCTGAAATAGCAATTCCAGTAAAAAAAGATGTGTTAGAGATGTTAGAAGATGATAAAAAATATCTTACATCTCTTATTAAGAAAAAGATAGAACATTCAAAGATACATTTAGAAAATAGAGAGAACTCATATGCTTTAAAAAATTTCTCAAAAGTTTTTAAAGATTCAAAAGAGATACTAGACAGTAAAGAGGTTGAGCTTGAAAGAGCTATGAAACTTTTACTTGAAAGAAAGAAACAAAAAATCCAAGTTCAAGCTGAGAAAATAATCTCTCTAAATCCATTGAATATTTTATTCCGTGGATATTCACTGGTAAAAGCTAATGAAAAAATAATAAAATCTTCTGATGAGGTAAATCAAGGAGATGAAATAGAGATAAAATTATATAAAGGTAGCCTTGTAGGCATAGTAAAGGAGATTAAAAATTAA
- a CDS encoding MATE family efflux transporter, protein MNYMAYVKEILKLALPAVGEMVLYMLVWVFDTMMVGHYGGKLAVASVGFSSEIMYTVINTLIGMGLAVAMTSIIARGLGAKDEIKTTKFANQGFNLGFSVALVVALTYFIFADKILNFLGAEKDIIKNATIYIRICSVGMFFTMIGNIFSGIFRGCKDTRTPLYGAMIANFVNLGLDYVLIFGKFGLPELGVPGAAIATATAGISCFSFLLYRTRTLPIKLKFFSKFDKKIAKDILRFSIPASLQEGAFSIGKLIGVTIVMSLGSLAFSANQISVTIESISFMPGWGFSLACTALVGHCTGEGDFEKAKKYINTTAILSGIIMGFFGLIFFFFSKDIIKLFIKKEEVEVIALGALCLQIACFQQIGTSLGMTCSGAFKGIGDSKTPFKVSFVCNWLIRLPLMYYFLYLNKKPLTYFWWITVLQWNLEALTLFVVYKIKFRKLLKNQNLKLTEEKL, encoded by the coding sequence TTAGCAGTTGCCTCTGTAGGTTTTTCATCGGAGATTATGTATACGGTTATTAATACTTTAATAGGAATGGGACTTGCTGTTGCAATGACATCTATTATTGCAAGAGGTCTTGGAGCAAAAGATGAAATAAAAACTACAAAGTTTGCAAACCAAGGTTTTAATCTTGGATTTAGTGTGGCTCTTGTAGTGGCTCTTACATATTTTATTTTTGCTGATAAAATTTTAAATTTTTTAGGGGCGGAAAAAGATATAATAAAAAATGCTACTATTTATATAAGAATATGTTCTGTGGGAATGTTTTTCACAATGATAGGAAATATTTTCAGTGGAATTTTTAGAGGTTGTAAAGATACTCGTACTCCACTTTATGGGGCAATGATAGCAAACTTTGTAAATTTAGGGCTTGATTATGTTTTAATTTTTGGAAAATTTGGATTACCAGAGCTTGGAGTTCCAGGAGCAGCTATTGCCACAGCCACAGCTGGAATAAGTTGTTTTTCTTTTTTACTTTATAGAACAAGAACTCTTCCAATAAAACTTAAATTCTTTTCAAAATTTGATAAAAAAATAGCAAAAGATATTTTAAGATTTTCTATACCAGCCTCTCTTCAAGAAGGAGCTTTTAGTATAGGAAAGTTAATCGGTGTAACTATTGTTATGTCACTTGGAAGTCTTGCTTTTTCAGCAAACCAAATCTCTGTCACAATAGAAAGTATTAGTTTTATGCCCGGTTGGGGATTTTCTCTTGCTTGTACTGCTCTTGTGGGACATTGTACAGGAGAGGGAGATTTTGAAAAGGCTAAAAAATATATAAATACAACAGCTATACTTTCTGGAATTATAATGGGATTTTTTGGGTTAATTTTCTTTTTCTTCTCAAAGGATATAATAAAACTTTTTATAAAAAAAGAGGAAGTGGAAGTAATAGCACTGGGAGCTTTATGTTTACAGATAGCTTGTTTCCAACAGATTGGAACATCTCTTGGAATGACTTGTTCAGGAGCTTTCAAAGGGATAGGAGATTCAAAAACTCCATTTAAGGTAAGTTTTGTTTGCAACTGGCTAATAAGATTACCTTTGATGTATTATTTCTTGTACCTAAATAAAAAACCACTTACATATTTTTGGTGGATAACAGTTTTACAATGGAACTTAGAGGCTTTGACACTTTTTGTTGTATATAAAATAAAATTCAGAAAATTATTAAAAAATCAAAACCTAAAATTGACGGAGGAAAAATTATGA
- a CDS encoding Cof-type HAD-IIB family hydrolase produces MIKALAFDLDGTLLNSQKKLPVGAKKVLRELYQKGMEILIVTGRPYSSTIPTLKDLDLPITAICYNGGKIVDTSIEDNKDKVLVNKILPKDVAKDLIDFVKRKDIEINLFQDDICYVRSLDSYSTKIYVKNSGLTPILVDINKISPDNITKGVIIDNDENFLNDLKGQLKDLMGDRAYITFTQAQYLEVLNKDINKGKALTEVLASKGIKMEECMAFGDSENDLEMIQGVGHGVAMKNAIDDVKKLSKYVTEKTNDEDGIEIFLKKYFEEKLN; encoded by the coding sequence ATGATAAAAGCATTAGCATTTGATTTGGACGGGACGTTACTAAATAGCCAAAAAAAATTACCAGTTGGTGCAAAAAAAGTTTTAAGAGAACTTTATCAAAAAGGAATGGAAATTTTAATAGTTACAGGACGTCCATATTCTTCAACAATACCAACTTTAAAAGATTTGGATCTGCCAATAACAGCTATTTGTTATAATGGAGGAAAAATAGTAGATACTTCAATTGAGGATAATAAAGATAAAGTATTAGTAAATAAAATACTTCCAAAAGATGTAGCGAAAGATTTGATAGATTTTGTTAAAAGAAAAGATATTGAGATAAATCTTTTCCAAGATGATATTTGTTATGTGAGAAGTTTAGATAGTTATAGTACAAAAATTTATGTAAAAAATTCTGGACTTACCCCAATTCTTGTAGATATAAATAAAATATCTCCAGATAATATCACAAAGGGAGTTATCATCGATAATGATGAAAACTTTTTAAATGATTTAAAAGGACAGTTAAAAGATTTAATGGGAGATAGAGCTTATATAACTTTTACACAAGCTCAGTATTTAGAAGTTTTAAACAAAGATATAAATAAAGGAAAAGCTTTGACAGAAGTTTTAGCCTCAAAAGGAATAAAAATGGAAGAGTGTATGGCCTTTGGAGATTCTGAAAATGATTTGGAGATGATTCAAGGAGTAGGACACGGAGTAGCTATGAAAAATGCCATAGATGATGTAAAAAAATTATCTAAATATGTCACTGAAAAAACAAATGATGAAGATGGAATTGAGATATTTTTAAAAAAATATTTTGAAGAAAAATTAAATTAA